In Marinibacterium anthonyi, one genomic interval encodes:
- the parD1_2 gene encoding Antitoxin ParD1, which translates to MATRNVVLTDLQSRFIDDLVATGRYQNASEALRAGLRLLEREETEMQELKVRLSRGVAQARAGAFAEGSGEEAMRRVFSASTSASGMARPKS; encoded by the coding sequence ATGGCGACGCGTAACGTAGTGCTGACCGATCTGCAGTCGCGGTTCATCGACGACCTCGTGGCGACGGGGCGGTATCAGAATGCGTCCGAAGCGCTGCGCGCCGGGCTGCGGCTGCTTGAGCGGGAAGAGACCGAGATGCAGGAGCTGAAAGTGCGCCTGAGCCGGGGTGTCGCGCAGGCGCGGGCCGGGGCATTCGCCGAAGGGTCCGGCGAAGAGGCGATGCGGCGGGTGTTTTCCGCGTCGACATCCGCATCCGGGATGGCACGTCCGAAATCGTGA
- a CDS encoding Plasmid stabilization system protein, whose amino-acid sequence MIRPIRPWVLTLQAEAALREIADWTIETFGERQAQIYAEDLIAACADAAAGRALARDCRRLVDPDLPEDLKFLRSGQHYIVFIDDPDRLVVVDVLHVRSDLPRRLAALQDR is encoded by the coding sequence GTGATACGCCCGATACGCCCCTGGGTTCTGACGCTGCAGGCCGAAGCGGCCCTGCGCGAGATCGCGGACTGGACGATCGAGACCTTTGGCGAACGCCAGGCGCAGATCTATGCCGAGGATCTGATCGCGGCCTGTGCGGATGCGGCGGCGGGCCGGGCCTTGGCGCGCGATTGCCGGCGGCTGGTGGATCCCGACCTGCCCGAGGATCTGAAGTTCCTGCGGTCGGGCCAGCATTACATCGTTTTCATAGACGACCCCGACCGGCTGGTCGTGGTGGATGTCCTGCATGTGCGCAGCGATCTGCCGCGCCGGCTGGCCGCCCTGCAGGACAGGTGA
- a CDS encoding Argininosuccinate lyase, translating to MRPLTLPRLALLATALVPVTAIADPGAWTDDPVRIVVTFPPGGTSDLVARLLAKHLDESFGQKAVVDNRPGAAGTVAADYVADQDPDGTTLMIANNAPFTIAPTQFAELPYAPMEDFSHIVYIGASAPGLFVKPDSGITTVAEFVAAAKDHSISYGSSGVGSISHILGEAVDAKLDVETLHIPYQGSAPAIQDFRAGVLDTFYDMVAQNSEMIEDGEAVAIAIAASQRFPGMPDVPTFSEQGYDIVIENWVGLTGPDGIPDETAAKIHETVLAVLALPEVQAQLQDLGITHADMSAEDYTAFVEKQIGVWEPLITAAGVKGK from the coding sequence ATGCGTCCCCTCACCCTTCCCCGCCTCGCCCTTCTGGCAACCGCGCTTGTCCCCGTCACCGCCATCGCCGACCCCGGCGCCTGGACCGACGATCCGGTGCGCATCGTGGTCACCTTTCCGCCGGGCGGCACGTCGGACCTGGTGGCGCGGCTGCTGGCCAAGCACCTGGACGAAAGCTTTGGCCAGAAGGCCGTGGTCGACAACCGCCCCGGCGCGGCCGGCACCGTGGCCGCCGATTACGTCGCCGACCAGGACCCGGACGGCACCACGCTGATGATCGCCAACAACGCGCCGTTCACCATCGCGCCGACCCAGTTCGCCGAACTGCCCTATGCCCCGATGGAGGATTTCAGCCACATCGTCTATATCGGCGCCTCGGCCCCCGGGCTGTTCGTCAAGCCCGACAGCGGCATCACCACGGTCGCCGAATTCGTCGCAGCCGCCAAGGATCACTCGATCTCGTACGGGTCGTCCGGTGTCGGGTCGATCAGCCACATCCTGGGCGAGGCGGTCGATGCCAAGCTGGACGTGGAAACGCTGCACATTCCCTACCAGGGGTCCGCGCCGGCCATCCAGGATTTCCGCGCCGGCGTGCTGGACACGTTCTACGACATGGTCGCCCAGAATTCCGAGATGATCGAGGACGGCGAGGCGGTGGCGATCGCCATCGCGGCCTCGCAGCGGTTCCCGGGCATGCCGGATGTGCCGACATTTTCCGAACAGGGCTATGACATCGTGATCGAGAACTGGGTCGGCCTGACCGGCCCCGACGGAATCCCGGACGAGACCGCGGCCAAGATCCACGAAACCGTCCTGGCCGTGCTGGCCCTGCCCGAAGTCCAGGCCCAGCTGCAGGACCTTGGCATCACCCATGCCGACATGTCGGCCGAGGATTACACCGCCTTCGTCGAAAAGCAGATCGGCGTGTGGGAACCGCTGATCACCGCCGCCGGCGTCAAGGGGAAATGA
- a CDS encoding Tripartite tricarboxylate transporter TctA family protein yields the protein MDILSNFGNGLMTILAPSVLLYCFVGCFLGTFIGVLPGIGSMAAIAMILPLTFYLDPTAAIVMIAGVYYGAEYGGSIASILMNIPGTPSSSITCIDGYPMARNGRAGVALFITSIASFGGGMIGMVVMAVLSPALARLALNFGPAEYFSVILLGLIAASAVSNGGALKGIAMVFAGLMLATVGIDLTTGDLRFTMGIPELRDGVHLVIVAMGLFGVGELISSIMANKEGRGRQKIDFAQFYPTRAEWKAAWGPIWRGGLIGSFFGALPGTGQTVASAVGYAVEKKVSPNAANFGKGAVEGVAVPESANNSATQTAFIPTLTLGVPGSASMAMVIGALMIHGITPGPRILTEHADLFWGLVASFLVGNIILLVLNLPLIGMWVKLLQIPYRLMYPAIVVLICIGVYSLNNNVFDIWLTLIFGLAGYLMKLFRFEPAPLLIGFVLGPMMEEQLRRALLLSRGDPMVFIERPISGTLIAITACILLYGLWSTFRGKRQRVPATE from the coding sequence ATGGACATCCTGTCGAACTTCGGGAACGGCCTGATGACGATCCTGGCGCCTTCGGTCCTGCTGTACTGCTTTGTCGGCTGTTTCCTTGGCACTTTCATCGGCGTCCTGCCCGGTATCGGATCGATGGCCGCCATCGCGATGATCCTGCCGCTGACCTTCTACCTGGACCCGACCGCCGCCATCGTCATGATCGCGGGCGTCTATTACGGCGCGGAATACGGCGGGTCGATCGCGTCGATCCTGATGAACATCCCGGGCACGCCGTCGTCATCGATCACCTGCATCGACGGCTATCCGATGGCCCGGAACGGGCGGGCCGGAGTCGCGCTTTTCATCACCTCCATCGCGTCCTTCGGCGGCGGCATGATCGGCATGGTCGTCATGGCCGTCCTGTCCCCCGCCCTGGCCCGGCTGGCGCTGAACTTCGGACCGGCGGAATACTTTTCGGTGATCCTGCTGGGGCTGATCGCCGCCTCGGCCGTGTCGAACGGCGGCGCGCTGAAGGGCATCGCCATGGTCTTCGCGGGGCTGATGCTGGCCACCGTCGGCATCGACCTGACCACCGGCGACCTGCGGTTCACCATGGGTATCCCCGAACTGCGCGACGGCGTGCACCTGGTGATCGTCGCCATGGGCCTGTTCGGGGTGGGCGAGCTGATCTCCTCGATCATGGCCAACAAGGAAGGCCGTGGCCGGCAAAAGATCGATTTCGCCCAGTTCTACCCGACACGGGCCGAATGGAAGGCCGCCTGGGGGCCGATCTGGCGCGGCGGGCTGATCGGGTCCTTCTTCGGCGCGCTGCCGGGCACCGGGCAGACCGTCGCGTCGGCCGTGGGCTATGCGGTCGAAAAGAAGGTGTCGCCGAACGCGGCCAATTTCGGCAAGGGCGCCGTCGAAGGCGTCGCGGTGCCGGAATCGGCCAACAACTCGGCCACGCAGACCGCCTTTATCCCGACGCTGACGCTGGGCGTGCCGGGATCGGCGTCGATGGCCATGGTGATCGGCGCGCTGATGATCCACGGGATCACGCCGGGGCCGCGCATCCTGACGGAACATGCGGACCTGTTCTGGGGGCTGGTGGCCAGTTTCCTGGTGGGCAACATCATATTGCTGGTCCTGAACCTGCCGCTGATCGGCATGTGGGTGAAGCTGCTGCAGATCCCCTATCGCCTGATGTACCCGGCCATCGTCGTGCTGATCTGCATCGGGGTCTATTCGCTGAACAACAACGTGTTCGACATCTGGCTGACCCTGATCTTCGGCCTCGCCGGCTACCTGATGAAGCTGTTCCGCTTCGAACCGGCGCCGCTGCTGATCGGATTTGTCCTTGGTCCGATGATGGAAGAACAGCTGCGCCGCGCGCTGCTGCTGTCGCGCGGCGATCCGATGGTGTTCATCGAACGCCCGATCAGCGGCACGCTGATCGCCATTACCGCCTGCATCCTTCTTTACGGTCTCTGGTCCACCTTCCGCGGCAAGCGGCAGCGCGTCCCGGCGACCGAGTAA
- a CDS encoding Tripartite tricarboxylate transporter TctB family protein, which produces MTETPQETEWDRPHAWWGAVGGGVLVALSIYFMIGGLELGLGTPFRPGTGAFPFFSGAILIVLSVAIIVQDLRSDGLAERPDWVSFLAIGGSLATFALTADRFGLLPAAFLTTLVASAPDRTLPWWGKIALGAFMGLLAWVLFIQALGLPFRAIRGV; this is translated from the coding sequence ATGACCGAAACACCACAGGAAACCGAATGGGATCGCCCGCACGCCTGGTGGGGCGCCGTGGGCGGCGGCGTTCTGGTCGCGCTGTCGATCTATTTCATGATCGGCGGGCTCGAGCTGGGCCTTGGCACGCCGTTCCGGCCGGGCACCGGCGCCTTCCCGTTCTTTTCCGGCGCGATCCTGATCGTGCTGTCCGTCGCCATCATCGTGCAGGACCTGCGGTCCGACGGGCTGGCGGAACGGCCCGACTGGGTGTCCTTTTTGGCCATCGGCGGGTCGCTGGCGACCTTCGCGCTGACCGCCGACCGCTTCGGCCTGTTGCCCGCCGCCTTCCTGACCACCCTGGTGGCCAGCGCCCCCGACCGGACGCTTCCCTGGTGGGGCAAGATCGCCTTGGGTGCCTTCATGGGCCTGCTGGCCTGGGTGCTGTTCATCCAGGCGCTCGGCCTGCCGTTCCGCGCGATCAGGGGGGTCTGA
- the pucM_2 gene encoding 5-hydroxyisourate hydrolase has translation MTAGGISIHAVDVASGRPAEGLAVRLIRLDGDIARLLAAGPCGESGLFVHPTVQGDGITEGTYVAEFDVGAYFAGKAPDPGALPFLDTVKYHFGVANARQHYHLPFKFTAWGYSLFRGGL, from the coding sequence ATGACCGCCGGGGGCATTTCCATCCACGCGGTCGACGTGGCCTCGGGCCGCCCGGCCGAGGGGCTGGCCGTCCGCCTGATCCGCCTGGACGGCGACATTGCCCGGTTGCTGGCCGCCGGCCCTTGCGGGGAAAGCGGGCTTTTCGTTCATCCGACCGTGCAGGGCGACGGCATCACCGAAGGCACTTATGTCGCGGAATTCGACGTCGGCGCCTATTTCGCGGGCAAGGCCCCGGACCCCGGCGCGCTGCCGTTCCTTGACACGGTGAAATACCATTTCGGCGTCGCCAATGCCCGTCAGCATTATCACCTGCCGTTCAAGTTCACGGCATGGGGATATTCGCTGTTTCGCGGAGGGCTATGA
- the uao_2 gene encoding Uric acid degradation bifunctional protein, whose translation MAPHSLDIDALNRATAAEAAGLILPFIERAPVLAAAVAGRRPFADPTALADAIRAEILNLSTLGRVALFQGHPELAPPAPETMTRHSQTEQGRLGLTGLGPADRARLDDLNLRYRDKFGFPFIAALHRLPNLATLLDTFERRLAASHDEEMTRTCEEIASVSRARVMAACGMVLS comes from the coding sequence ATGGCCCCCCACAGCCTCGACATCGACGCGCTGAACCGTGCCACCGCCGCCGAGGCGGCCGGGCTGATCCTGCCCTTCATCGAACGCGCGCCGGTGCTGGCCGCCGCCGTCGCTGGCCGACGGCCCTTTGCCGATCCGACAGCGCTTGCCGATGCGATCCGGGCCGAGATCCTGAACCTCAGCACGCTGGGACGGGTCGCGCTGTTCCAGGGTCATCCCGAACTGGCGCCACCCGCGCCCGAAACGATGACGCGCCATTCCCAGACCGAACAGGGCCGCCTTGGCCTGACCGGCCTCGGCCCTGCCGACCGCGCCCGGCTGGACGATCTGAACCTGCGCTACCGGGACAAGTTCGGCTTTCCCTTCATCGCCGCGCTGCACCGCCTGCCGAACCTGGCCACGCTGCTCGACACGTTCGAAAGGCGGCTTGCCGCCAGCCACGACGAAGAGATGACCAGAACCTGCGAAGAGATCGCCTCGGTCAGCCGCGCCCGCGTGATGGCCGCCTGCGGAATGGTGCTGTCATGA